A portion of the Microlunatus phosphovorus NM-1 genome contains these proteins:
- a CDS encoding carboxyl transferase domain-containing protein codes for MVSLRDLADELRDRLAVVRQGGSEAARTRHTERGKLLVRDRVDRLLDPGSPFLELSPLAAYEMYGGAVPSAGLVTGVGRLSGREVMVVANDATVKGGTYYPMTVKKHLRAQAIAADNQLPCIYLVDSGGAFLPLQDEVFPDREHFGRIFFNQATLSARGIPQIASVMGSCTAGGAYVPAMSDETVIVRNQGTIFLGGPPLVKAATGEIVTAEELGGGDVHARLSGVVDHLADDDAHALAIVRSIVGTIERRPTGPPYELAQVEEPHEDPETLDDVVPTDTRTPYDVRGVIRRIVDGSRLHEFKRLYGETLVCGFAHIWGHPVGIIANNGILFSSSALKGTHFIELCNSRGIPLVFLQNISGFMVGREYENGGIAKDGAKLVTAVACSVVPKFTVVIGGSFGAGNYGMCGRAFDPRFLWMWPNARISVMGGEQAASVLATVRGFTDRDEEEAFKEPIRAQYEQQGSPYYSTARLWDDGIIDPADTRRVLGLGLAIAANAPTPAPSYGVFRM; via the coding sequence ATGGTGAGCCTGCGCGACCTCGCCGACGAGCTGCGGGACCGACTCGCCGTCGTGCGACAAGGCGGCAGCGAGGCAGCCCGGACCCGGCACACTGAGCGCGGCAAGCTGCTGGTCCGGGACCGGGTCGATCGGCTGCTGGATCCGGGCAGCCCTTTTCTCGAACTCAGCCCACTGGCCGCGTACGAGATGTATGGCGGCGCGGTGCCCAGCGCCGGCCTCGTCACTGGCGTTGGCCGGCTGAGCGGGCGCGAGGTGATGGTGGTCGCCAACGACGCGACGGTCAAGGGTGGCACCTACTATCCGATGACGGTCAAGAAGCACCTGCGTGCCCAGGCGATCGCGGCCGACAATCAGCTGCCGTGCATCTATCTGGTCGACTCCGGCGGCGCCTTCCTGCCGTTGCAGGATGAGGTGTTTCCCGACCGGGAGCACTTCGGTCGGATCTTCTTCAACCAGGCCACGCTTTCCGCTCGGGGGATCCCGCAGATCGCCAGTGTGATGGGCTCGTGCACGGCCGGCGGCGCCTACGTTCCTGCGATGAGCGACGAGACGGTGATCGTGCGTAATCAGGGCACCATCTTCCTCGGTGGCCCGCCGTTGGTGAAAGCGGCGACCGGTGAGATCGTCACCGCCGAAGAACTCGGCGGCGGCGACGTCCACGCCCGGTTGTCCGGCGTGGTCGACCATCTCGCCGACGACGACGCGCATGCGCTGGCAATCGTCCGTAGCATCGTCGGCACCATCGAGCGCCGTCCCACTGGGCCGCCCTACGAACTGGCCCAGGTCGAGGAGCCACACGAGGATCCGGAGACCCTCGACGATGTGGTGCCGACCGACACCCGTACGCCGTACGACGTTCGCGGGGTGATCCGGCGGATTGTCGACGGCAGCCGGCTGCACGAGTTCAAACGGCTGTATGGCGAGACGCTGGTCTGCGGTTTCGCCCACATCTGGGGGCACCCGGTCGGCATCATCGCCAACAATGGCATCCTGTTCAGCTCGTCAGCGCTGAAGGGTACGCACTTCATCGAGCTGTGCAATTCCCGTGGGATCCCGCTGGTCTTCCTGCAGAACATCAGCGGCTTCATGGTCGGCCGCGAGTACGAGAACGGCGGTATCGCCAAGGACGGTGCCAAGCTGGTCACGGCGGTCGCCTGCTCGGTGGTGCCCAAGTTCACCGTCGTCATCGGCGGCTCGTTCGGGGCCGGCAACTACGGCATGTGCGGCCGTGCCTTCGATCCTCGCTTCCTGTGGATGTGGCCGAACGCGCGGATCTCGGTGATGGGTGGCGAGCAGGCAGCCTCGGTGCTGGCTACCGTGCGAGGCTTCACCGACCGGGACGAGGAAGAGGCGTTCAAGGAGCCGATCCGAGCCCAGTACGAGCAGCAAGGCTCACCCTATTATTCGACCGCGCGGCTCTGGGATGACGGCATCATCGACCCGGCCGACACCCGCCGGGTGCTCGGGCTGGGCCTGGCCATCGCCGCCAACGCCCCGACCCCGGCGCCGTCCTACGGCGTCTTCCGGATGTGA
- a CDS encoding acyl-CoA dehydrogenase family protein — MFDLSPEHEAFRASVRDFAEQEIAPYVEQWDRDHHFPVDVVIKMGRLGLFGLTAPERLGGIGDSGDFTALCVAIEELGRVDQSMGITLEAAVSLGINPILAFGSSEQQDRWLPDLVAGRALAAFGLTEPDAGSDAGATRTRADLVEGRWVVNGAKQFITNSGTAITSLITVTARTGTLADGRPEISAIVVPADTPGLVVEPTYRKLGWHSSDTHPLTFIDCRVPESNLLGARGRGYAQFLSTLDDGRVAISALAVGLIQACLDACLPYANQRHTGGGPIGRKQGVAFQIADLEVMLQAARGLTYRAAAMKDAMLAGGSGAPSAAQFKRAAAVAKLYSSESAVAATRIATQVFGGYGFMEEYPVARFYRDAKILEIGEGTSEVQRLVIARGLGLPVE, encoded by the coding sequence ATGTTCGACCTGTCGCCCGAGCATGAGGCGTTTCGTGCCTCGGTGCGCGACTTCGCCGAGCAGGAGATCGCGCCCTATGTCGAGCAGTGGGATCGAGATCACCACTTCCCGGTGGACGTGGTCATCAAGATGGGCCGGTTGGGCCTCTTCGGGCTGACCGCTCCGGAACGGCTGGGCGGCATCGGAGACAGCGGAGACTTCACCGCACTCTGTGTGGCGATCGAAGAACTGGGCCGGGTCGACCAGTCCATGGGCATCACGCTGGAGGCGGCGGTCAGCTTGGGCATCAACCCGATCCTGGCGTTCGGCTCCTCGGAGCAGCAGGACCGCTGGCTGCCTGACCTGGTGGCCGGAAGGGCGTTGGCTGCCTTTGGGTTGACCGAGCCGGACGCCGGCTCGGATGCCGGGGCGACGCGGACCAGGGCCGACCTCGTCGAAGGGCGCTGGGTGGTCAACGGAGCCAAGCAGTTCATCACCAACTCCGGGACGGCGATCACGAGTCTGATCACGGTCACCGCCAGGACCGGCACGCTCGCCGACGGACGACCGGAGATCAGCGCCATCGTCGTGCCGGCAGACACCCCGGGATTGGTGGTGGAACCGACCTATCGAAAGCTCGGCTGGCACAGCTCCGACACTCACCCCCTGACCTTCATCGATTGTCGGGTCCCGGAGTCGAACCTGCTCGGCGCTCGTGGACGCGGCTACGCGCAGTTCCTGTCCACCCTCGATGACGGCAGGGTGGCGATCTCGGCCCTGGCCGTCGGGCTGATCCAGGCATGCCTGGATGCCTGCCTGCCGTATGCGAACCAGCGGCACACCGGCGGTGGCCCGATCGGTCGCAAGCAAGGCGTTGCCTTTCAGATCGCGGATCTGGAGGTGATGCTCCAGGCTGCGCGTGGCCTGACCTATCGGGCGGCGGCGATGAAGGACGCCATGCTTGCCGGTGGATCTGGGGCGCCGTCAGCAGCACAGTTCAAGCGGGCCGCGGCCGTCGCCAAGCTCTACAGCTCGGAGTCGGCCGTCGCCGCGACCCGGATCGCGACCCAGGTGTTCGGTGGCTACGGCTTCATGGAGGAGTATCCGGTCGCTCGCTTCTATCGCGACGCCAAGATCCTCGAGATCGGCGAGGGGACCTCCGAGGTGCAACGCCTGGTCATCGCCCGCGGACTCGGCCTCCCGGTGGAGTGA
- a CDS encoding HpcH/HpaI aldolase/citrate lyase family protein — MSDWFPGPAWLFCPADRPDRYAKALSRADLVIVDLEDAVAPANRPAARDALRRLAHDGVLDPDRTLVRINGTQSGDHPLDLAVLAEVGLPRAMLAKSEDPVQLAAIEHEVVLLVETPRGIERIAELAAQDNVIGAMWGADDLVAGLGGTTSRHPDGRYRDVARFARSRALIAAKAAGRLAVDAVHMDIADTAGLAAECEDAVASGFDATAAIHPSQVPIIRTAYAPSPGQVDWATRLLAHVGEDRGVTTFEGRMVDGPVYTQAERVLRLAATAIPAGDS, encoded by the coding sequence ATGAGTGACTGGTTTCCGGGCCCGGCCTGGCTGTTCTGCCCGGCTGACCGGCCCGATCGCTATGCCAAGGCCCTCAGCCGAGCTGACCTGGTGATCGTCGACCTCGAAGACGCCGTGGCCCCGGCGAATCGACCTGCTGCCCGTGACGCACTCCGTCGGCTGGCGCACGACGGGGTGCTCGACCCCGACCGGACACTCGTCCGGATCAATGGCACCCAGAGCGGCGATCATCCGCTCGATCTGGCCGTGCTGGCTGAAGTCGGCTTGCCGCGGGCGATGTTGGCCAAGAGTGAGGATCCGGTCCAGCTGGCCGCCATCGAGCACGAGGTGGTGCTGCTGGTCGAGACCCCCCGAGGCATCGAGCGCATTGCCGAGCTGGCCGCCCAAGACAACGTCATCGGCGCCATGTGGGGTGCCGATGACCTGGTCGCCGGGTTGGGTGGCACGACCAGTCGACACCCCGACGGCCGCTATCGCGATGTGGCGCGCTTTGCCCGATCCAGAGCGCTGATTGCCGCAAAGGCCGCCGGCCGCCTCGCCGTCGATGCCGTGCACATGGACATCGCCGACACCGCCGGGCTCGCCGCGGAATGTGAGGACGCCGTGGCCAGCGGATTCGATGCGACGGCAGCGATCCATCCTTCTCAGGTGCCGATCATCCGGACGGCATACGCGCCATCTCCCGGCCAGGTCGACTGGGCCACGCGGCTGCTGGCTCACGTGGGCGAGGACCGGGGGGTGACCACCTTCGAGGGGCGGATGGTCGACGGACCGGTCTACACCCAGGCCGAGCGGGTACTCCGGCTCGCCGCTACCGCCATTCCAGCTGGGGACAGCTGA
- a CDS encoding TetR/AcrR family transcriptional regulator translates to MPNPGRTANSGRSSGETRPSTSRREQILAVAATQFAERGFHGVSVYDLGAALGISGAALYKHFASKEALLGEMLVGISERLLSEGQRRADEAAAAGPDAVLQALIGWHVEFALAHPALITVQLRDVASLAEPDRHSVRDLQRRYVELWVRAIRAAVGGDETRARSAAHATFGLINSTPHSARLRRAEMADLLQQMALGALRTTNSRSL, encoded by the coding sequence ATGCCCAACCCAGGCCGCACCGCCAACTCAGGCCGCAGCAGCGGCGAGACCCGCCCGAGCACATCGCGCCGGGAACAGATCCTGGCGGTGGCCGCGACCCAGTTCGCCGAGCGCGGCTTTCACGGCGTCTCGGTCTATGACCTCGGCGCTGCCCTGGGTATCTCGGGCGCCGCCCTCTACAAGCACTTCGCCAGCAAGGAGGCGCTGCTCGGCGAGATGCTGGTCGGCATCAGCGAACGGCTGCTGTCGGAGGGTCAGCGCCGAGCTGACGAGGCGGCGGCAGCAGGTCCGGACGCGGTGCTGCAGGCACTCATCGGCTGGCACGTGGAGTTCGCGCTGGCGCACCCGGCCCTCATCACCGTGCAGCTTCGCGACGTCGCCAGCCTGGCCGAACCCGACCGCCACTCCGTGCGGGACCTGCAGCGACGCTATGTCGAGCTCTGGGTACGCGCCATCCGCGCAGCCGTGGGAGGAGACGAGACCCGCGCCCGTTCGGCCGCGCACGCCACCTTCGGGTTGATCAACTCCACTCCCCACAGCGCACGGCTGCGCCGGGCCGAAATGGCCGATCTTCTCCAGCAGATGGCCCTGGGCGCCCTGCGGACCACGAACAGCCGAAGCTTGTGA
- a CDS encoding MaoC family dehydratase — translation MTGQQRQQKRVVQRGLWFEEFEIGVVYEHRPGRTLTEADNVLFTTLTMNTQPLHLDAYASGQQPPFHERLVNSMLTLSTLVGLSVAQLTQGTIVANLGFTDISFPAPVRIGDTIYAETLVLDKRVSASRPGEGVVTLEHSARNQNGVVVAKATRTTLVRLQPAAASTMDSFIPDVGENPIHRAPGDQAARDE, via the coding sequence ATGACCGGACAACAGCGCCAGCAGAAGAGGGTCGTGCAGCGTGGTCTGTGGTTCGAGGAGTTCGAGATCGGCGTCGTCTACGAACATCGGCCGGGCCGGACGCTGACCGAGGCCGACAACGTCTTGTTCACCACCTTGACCATGAACACCCAGCCGCTGCATCTGGACGCGTACGCAAGCGGACAGCAGCCGCCGTTTCACGAGCGGCTGGTCAACTCGATGCTCACCTTGTCCACGCTGGTCGGACTCTCGGTGGCGCAGCTGACTCAGGGCACCATCGTCGCCAACCTCGGTTTCACCGACATCTCTTTCCCGGCGCCGGTCAGGATCGGCGACACCATCTATGCCGAGACACTCGTGCTCGACAAGCGTGTTTCGGCGAGTCGGCCGGGGGAGGGGGTCGTGACTCTGGAGCACAGCGCCCGCAACCAGAACGGGGTGGTGGTCGCAAAGGCGACTCGGACCACGTTGGTCCGGCTGCAACCGGCCGCAGCTTCCACTATGGATAGCTTCATCCCCGATGTCGGAGAAAATCCTATCCATAGAGCGCCGGGCGATCAGGCGGCACGCGATGAGTGA